Sequence from the Agrococcus sp. SL85 genome:
CTACGCCGAGAGCGCGGCGTCGACGATCGCCTTCGCCTCCGCCTGCACCTGGCGCAGGTGCTCGGCGCCGACGAACGACTCCGCGTAGATCTTGTAGACGTCCTCGGTGCCCGAGGGCCGCGCGGCGAACCACGCGCGCTCGGTCACGACCTTGAGCCCGCCGATGGCGGCGCCGTTGCCGGGCGCCTCGACGAGCTTCGCGACGATGGGGTCGCCGGCGAGCTCGGTCGCCGTCACCGCGTCGCCCGAGAGCCTCCCGAGCCGGGCCTTCTGCTCGCGCGATGCCGGCGCGTCCACGCGCTCGTAGACGGGCGCGCCGAAGCGCTCGGTGAGCTCGGCGTAGAGCTGCGAGGGGCTCTTCCCCGTGACCGCTCGGATCTCGGAGGCGAGGAGGCACAGCAGGATGCCGTCCTTGTCGGTCGTCCAGGCCGTGCCGTCCTGCTGCAGGAACGACGCGCCCGCGCTCTCCTCGCCGCCGAAGACGACCGAGCCGTCGATGAGGCCGGGGACGAACCACTTGAAGCCGACCGGCACCTCCCACAGGCGCCGCCCCAGCGACTCGACGACGCGGTCGATCATCGACGAGGAGACGAGCGTCTTGCCGATCGCCGCGTCCGACGACCAGCCGGGCCGGTGCTCGGCGAGGTACTGGATCGCGACGGCGAGGAAGTGGTTGGGGTTCATGAGGCCGCCGTCGGGCGTCACGATGCCGTGGCGGTCGGCGTCGGCGTCGTTGCCGGTGAGGATGTCGAACTCGTCCTTGCGGGCGAGCACCGAGGCCATCGCGCTCGGGCTCGAGCAGTCCATGCGGATCTTCTCGTCCCAGTCGAGGGTCATGAAGGCCCACGTGGGGTCGACCACGGGGTTCGTGACCGAGAGGTCGATGCCGTAGCGCTCGGCGATCGCGCCGTAGTAGTCGACGGCGGCGCCGCCGAGCGGGTCGGCGCCGATCCGGATGCCGGAGGCCTTGATGGCCTCGAAGTCGATGACGCCGCCGAGCGCGGCCACGTAGTGCTCGCGGAAGTCGTAGAGCTCGACCCGCGGGTCGCTCGAGCCCTCGACCTCGGTGCGCAGCACGCCCTCGAGCCCCGTGGCGATGAGCTCGTTGGCCCGCTTCGCGATCCAGCCGGTCGCGTCGGAGTCGGCGGGGCCGCCGTGCGGCGGGTTGTACTTGAAGCCGCCGTCGCGCGGCGGGTTGTGCGAGGGCGTCACGACGATGCCGTCGGCCCGGTCGTCGGGCCCGGCGGTGGCGTTGTGGGCGAGGATCGCGCGCGAGACCGCGGGCGTCGGCGCCACCGAGCCGCGCGCGTCGGCCGTGACGCGCACGCCGTTGGCGACGAGCACCTCGAGCGCCGAGCGCTCCGCGGGCAGCGAGAGCGCGTGGGTGTCGCGGCCGATGAAGAGCGGGCCCGTGATGCCCTGCGCCGCGCGGTACTCGACGATCGCCTGCGTGATCGCCACGATGTGGGTCTCGTTGAACGCGGCGTCGAGGGCGCTCCCGCGATGGCCGGAGGTGCCGAACGCGACCGCCTGGTCGGGGTTCGACACGTCGGGCACGAGCTCGGTGTACGCGCGCTCGAGGGCGGCGACGTCGATGAGGTCCTGGGGCTGGGCGACCGTGCCTGCTCTGCTCATGCGCCCATCCTGGCACCGTCGTCCTGCGAGCGGAGGCGCGGATGCGCGCCCGCCTAGGCTGGGCGCATGGCCAGCGCGCGCACCGTCAGCTTCCTCGGGCCCCGGGGCACGTTCACCGAGGCCGCGCTCGACCAGGTGCCCGGCATCGGGGGCTGGGAGCGCCGGCCGGTCGCCAACGTGCAGGCCGCGATCGCCGACGTGGCGGAGGGGCGCTCCGACGCGGCGATGATCGCGATCGAGAACTCGCTCGAGGGCGGCGTCACCGCGGCGCAGGACGCCCTCGCGGCCACGCCGGGCATCCGCATCCTCTCCGAGCACCTCGTGCCGGTCGACTTCTCGCTCGTCGCGCTCGCGGGCACGCGGCTCGAGGACGTGCGGGTGGTCGCGGCGCACCCGGTCGCGCTCGCGCAGTGCTCGCGGTGGCTGCAGCAGGCGCTGCCGGGCAGGGCCCACCTGCCCGCGCCCTCGAACGTGACGGCGGCGGCCGACCTCGTGCAGGGCGTCGCGCAGGCGGCGCTCTCGACGCCGACGATCACCGACTGGGTCGAGGGCCTGGAGGTGCTGGCGGCCAACGTGGCCGACTCGCGCCACGCGGTCACCCGCTTCCTGCTCGTGGGCCGCTCCGGCGCGCTCCCGGAGCCCACGGGCGCCGACAAGACGAGCCTCGTCGTCGAGCTGCCGAGCGACGAGCCCGGCGCCCTGCTCGACATGCTCGAGCAGTTCGCGACCCGCGGCGTGAACCTCACGCTCATCCAGTCGCGCCCGATCGGCGACCGCCTGGGCCGGTACCGCTTCGTCATCGACGCCGACGGGCACGTGCGCGACGAGCGCGTGGCCGACGCGCTGCTGGGGCTCAAGCGCTCGAGCCCGCGCGTGACCTTCCTCGGCTCCTACCCGAAGGCCGACGGGGAGCGCTCGAGCGTCGAGCGACGCTACGCCGACCGCCGCTTCGAGGACGCGCGCGACTGGCTGCGCGGCATCCTGGGCGCCGAGCCGGGGGCGTAGCCGCTCGCCCAGCGCTACGCGCTGTGACTATGGCAGCCATAGCCTCTTGTTAGGGTTGGGGTGCGCGACGGGCCCGACGGCCGCGCGCACGGACCCCGCACCCACCAGGAAGGCACCCCTGTGATCCTCACCGGCCTCGCCCTCGGCGCCGCGCTCGGCTTCGCGCTCCAGCGCGGGCGCTTCTGCGTCACCGGCGCGTTCCGCGACGTCTGGCTCGCCGGGCAGACGCGCTGGCTCACCGCGTTCCTCATCGCGATCGCCGTGCAGTCGGTCGGCGCCTTCGCGCTCGACGCGGCAGGCGTCATCGAGCTCGGCGGCGGCACGTTCCCCTGGCTCGCCGCGATCGTCGGCGGACTGGTCTTCGGCTTCGCGATCGTCTACGCGGGCGGCTGCGCCACGGGCACCTACTACCGCGCGGGCGAGGGCCTCATCGGCTCGTGGATCGCGCTCGCGACCTACGCGCTCGCGGCCGCGATCATGAAGCACGGCCCCGGCGCCCCCGTCGTCGAGGCGCTGCGCGGCGTCACCGCGCCCGTCGGCACCGTGCACGAGCTGCTGGGCGTGAGCCCCTGGCTGCTCGTCGGGCTCCTCGTCGTGGGCACGGGCGCGGCCGCCTGGCACCACCTTCGGAAGGACGCCGCGCGGCCGAAGCCCGTGCAGCTGCCGGCTCGCCGGCGGGGCCTCGCCCGCATCCTCTTCGAGCGCCCCTGGCACGCGTTCGCCGCCGCGATCGTCATCGGCGCCCTGGGCGTCCTGGCCTTCCCGCTGTCGTGGGCGACCGGGCG
This genomic interval carries:
- the pgm gene encoding phosphoglucomutase (alpha-D-glucose-1,6-bisphosphate-dependent) is translated as MSRAGTVAQPQDLIDVAALERAYTELVPDVSNPDQAVAFGTSGHRGSALDAAFNETHIVAITQAIVEYRAAQGITGPLFIGRDTHALSLPAERSALEVLVANGVRVTADARGSVAPTPAVSRAILAHNATAGPDDRADGIVVTPSHNPPRDGGFKYNPPHGGPADSDATGWIAKRANELIATGLEGVLRTEVEGSSDPRVELYDFREHYVAALGGVIDFEAIKASGIRIGADPLGGAAVDYYGAIAERYGIDLSVTNPVVDPTWAFMTLDWDEKIRMDCSSPSAMASVLARKDEFDILTGNDADADRHGIVTPDGGLMNPNHFLAVAIQYLAEHRPGWSSDAAIGKTLVSSSMIDRVVESLGRRLWEVPVGFKWFVPGLIDGSVVFGGEESAGASFLQQDGTAWTTDKDGILLCLLASEIRAVTGKSPSQLYAELTERFGAPVYERVDAPASREQKARLGRLSGDAVTATELAGDPIVAKLVEAPGNGAAIGGLKVVTERAWFAARPSGTEDVYKIYAESFVGAEHLRQVQAEAKAIVDAALSA
- the pheA gene encoding prephenate dehydratase, which produces MASARTVSFLGPRGTFTEAALDQVPGIGGWERRPVANVQAAIADVAEGRSDAAMIAIENSLEGGVTAAQDALAATPGIRILSEHLVPVDFSLVALAGTRLEDVRVVAAHPVALAQCSRWLQQALPGRAHLPAPSNVTAAADLVQGVAQAALSTPTITDWVEGLEVLAANVADSRHAVTRFLLVGRSGALPEPTGADKTSLVVELPSDEPGALLDMLEQFATRGVNLTLIQSRPIGDRLGRYRFVIDADGHVRDERVADALLGLKRSSPRVTFLGSYPKADGERSSVERRYADRRFEDARDWLRGILGAEPGA
- a CDS encoding YeeE/YedE family protein encodes the protein MILTGLALGAALGFALQRGRFCVTGAFRDVWLAGQTRWLTAFLIAIAVQSVGAFALDAAGVIELGGGTFPWLAAIVGGLVFGFAIVYAGGCATGTYYRAGEGLIGSWIALATYALAAAIMKHGPGAPVVEALRGVTAPVGTVHELLGVSPWLLVGLLVVGTGAAAWHHLRKDAARPKPVQLPARRRGLARILFERPWHAFAAAIVIGALGVLAFPLSWATGRESGLGITTPSADIVAFLVTGDVELVDWGVMLVLGILLGSFVAAKGSGEFRVRVPDAQTVLRSTGGGLLMGVGAAIAGGCTIGNAMVGSATFTLQGWTAFAAMLLGTGLAVRLVFGRRGAAAAPAPTPVGV